One stretch of Prunus persica cultivar Lovell chromosome G1, Prunus_persica_NCBIv2, whole genome shotgun sequence DNA includes these proteins:
- the LOC18790002 gene encoding uncharacterized membrane protein At1g06890, which produces MLNFLVRKDVKKILKRKDSDAGERGRALEDLRAALFNEFRSSEGAKRQQQQLCGPATALTFNFVIAVGIIFVNKLVLKVVGFQFPIFLTFIHYVVSWFLMAVLNALSILPACPPKSTRLSTLFTLGFVMAFSTGLANVSLKYNSVGFYQMSKIAVTPSIVLAEFLLYNKRVSFSKVLALTVVSFGVAVATVTDLQFHLFGACVALAWIIPSAVNKILWSSLQQQENWTALALMWKTTPITLFFLVALIPWLDPPGALSFNWNFNNTLAILLSAILGFLLQWSGALALGATSAVTHVVLGQFKTCVILLGNYYLFSSNPGKTSISGAFTAIAGMSIYTYLNLKQQSSKAPRLASSLPKSKLSKENGSIHEGNFGSESV; this is translated from the exons atgttaaatttcttAGTAAGGAAAGACGTTAAGAAGATTCTCAAGCGCAAGGATAGTGATGCTGGTGAAAGAG GAAGAGCTCTAGAAGACTTGCGGGCAGCCCTATTTAATGAATTTCGCTCATCTGAAGGTGCAAAGcgtcaacaacaacaactatGTGGCCCTGCTACTGCTCTTACATTCAATTTTGTAATTGCTGTTGGTATAATTTTCGTGAACAAATTG GTGCTCAAAGTTGTTGGGTTCCAGTTTCCTATATTTCTCACTTTTATCCACTATGTCGTTAGCTGGTTTTTGATGGCCGTTCTAAATGCTCTGTCTATCCTCCCTGCATGTCCCCCAAAATCGACCCGCTTATCTACGTTATTTACTCTTGGTTTTGTTATGGCCTTTTCTACTGGCCTTGCTAATGTTAGTTTGAAGTACAATAG TGTGGGGTTTTATCAGATGTCTAAGATTGCGGTTACTCCATCAATTGTTCTCGCAGAATTTTTATTGTACAATAAGAGAGTTTCTTTCTCCAAG GTTCTAGCACTTACAGTAGTATCCTTTGGTGTTGCCGTGGCTACAGTAACTGATCTGCAATTCCATCTCTTTGGTGCTTGTGTAGCATTAGCATGGATAATACCAAGTGCAGTCAACAAGATTCTTTGGTCTAGTCTGCAACAGCAGGAAAATTGGACAGCCTTGGC GTTAATGTGGAAGACAACACCAATCACCTTATTTTTCCTTGTTGCACTAATACCTTGGTTAGATCCACCTGGTGCCCTCTCATTCAACTGGAACTTTAATAACACCTTGGCAATTCTCTTGTCAGCTATTCTTGGCTTCTTGCTTCAGTGGTCAGGTGCTCTAGCACTTGG GGCTACATCTGCTGTTACACATGTTGTTCTTGGTCAATTCAAAACATGCGTCATTCTTCTAGGAAACTACTACCTCTTTAGTTCGAATCCAGGCAAGACGAGTATTTCTGGGGCTTTCACAGCAATTGCTGGAATGTCTATTTACACCTACCTTAATTTGAAGCAGCAATCAAGCAAAGCTCCACGACTAGCCTCTTCTTTGCCAAAATCAAAACTGAGTAAAGAAAACGGCAGCATCCATGAAGGAAACTTTGGTTCCGAATCTGTCTAA